One window of Populus nigra chromosome 5, ddPopNigr1.1, whole genome shotgun sequence genomic DNA carries:
- the LOC133693600 gene encoding uncharacterized protein LOC133693600: MADIKAYISHAKRLLIADGTHFSAPKPDPERRVASLDIFRGLTVALMILVDDAGGEWPKMGHAPWHGSNLADFVMPFFLFIVGMAIPLTFKGITSRDHAVKKIIVRTLKLLLWGIMLQGGFSHAPDKLSYGVDMKKIRWCGILQRIAFAYLVMALMEIFTKKDQTKDLPPGRLSIFRLYGSQWLVGACILVVYLAVIYGMYVPHWQFTVNDEESSDYGKVFTVECAVRGKLDPACNAIAYIDRKILGINHLYQHPAWKRSEACTEASLYEAPFQTSAPTWCKAPFEPDGILSSISSVLSTITGAHFGHVHVHLKGDTARLKHWTVMGLALLILGLVLHFTHAMPLNKQLYTFSYVCVTSGAAALLFSAIYILVDMSGRKSMFLPFQWIGMNAMLVYVMAAEGIFAGFINGWYYNDPHNTLIYWIQKHMFIGVWHSQSVGILLYVIFAEIPFWGIVAGILHRLGIYWKL; encoded by the exons ATGGCTGACATTAAGGCCTATATTTCTCACGCCAAACGGCTGCTAATAGCTGACGGAACCCATTTTTCAGCCCCAAAACCTGACCCAGAAAGGCGTGTAGCTTCATTAGACATCTTCAGAGGCCTCACTGTTGCT TTAATGATTTTGGTTGATGATGCTGGAGGAGAATGGCCTAAGATGGGACATGCACCATGGCATGGTAGCAACCTTGCAGACTTTGTCATGCCATTCTTTCTATTCATAGTAGGAATGGCCATTCCTCTTACTTTTAAG GGAATTACAAGCCGGGATCATGCTGTCAAGAAGATAATTGTTAGAACTTTGAAACTACTCCTTTGGGGTATCATGTTACAAG GGGGCTTCTCCCATGCTCCTGACAAGCTAAGTTATGGAGTTGATATGAAGAAGATAAGATGGTGTGGGATTCTTCAG agaATTGCTTTTGCTTACTTAGTTATGGCACTGATGGAAATCTTTACAAAAAAAGACCAAACCAAGGATCTACCACCTGGCCGGCTCTCCATTTTCAGGCTATATGGCTCGCAATG GCTGGTGGGAGCATGCATTCTGGTTGTTTACTTGGCTGTAATCTACGGGATGTACGTGCCGCACTGGCAGTTCACTGTCAATGATGAAGAGAGTTCTGATTATGGGAAGGTTTTCACT GTAGAGTGTGCGGTCAGAGGAAAACTGGATCCTGCTTGTAATGCAATTGCTTATATTGACAGAAAAATCTTAGGAATTAATCATTTGTATCAACATCCTGCTTGGAAGAGATCTGAG GCCTGCACAGAGGCTTCCCTGTATGAGGCGCCTTTTCAAACCAGTGCTCCAACATGGTGCAAAGCTCCTTTCGAACCTGACGGAATCCTAAG CTCAATATCTTCAGTCCTTTCTACCATCACTGGAGCTCATTTTGGACACGTTCATGTACATTTGAAG GGTGATACAGCTAGACTGAAGCATTGGACTGTGATGGGACTTGCTCTTCTCATTTTAGGGCTTGTTCTGCATTTCACACATG CAATGCCCTTAAACAAACAACTGTACACTTTTAGCTATGTTTGTGTAACATCCGGAGCAGCAGCATTGTTGTTTTCAGCCATCTATATCCTG GTTGATATGTCGGGTCGGAAGTCCATGTTTCTGCCGTTTCAATGGATCGGCATGAATGCAATGCTTGTTTATGTCATGGCTGCTGAAGGCATATTTGCTGGTTTCATCAATGGCTGGTACTACAACGACCCTCACAATACACTG ATATACTGGATTCAAAAGCATATGTTCATTGGAGTTTGGCATTCTCAAAGCGTTGGTATTCTACTCTACGTTATCTTTGCAGAGATCCCCTTCTGGGGCATTGTTGCAGGCATTCTCCATCGCCTGGGAATTTACTGGAAGCTTTAA
- the LOC133693187 gene encoding uncharacterized protein LOC133693187 isoform X1 → MAVQRIELGRGDLWKSKAKALQLRLRDRFRVVVDRHRRRPHIFSAASDGYFSSTVQRWLNHFRDFRRDSLHSPSAFYRKRVSKDFNADEESVIIRMVQSVAVPLLGNMCHVFMHGLNRVQVYGVEKLHDALLHRPKNKPLLTVSNHVASVDDPFIIASLLPPSVLMDAQNLRWTLCASDRCFKNPVSSAFFQSVKVLPVARGEGIYQKGMDMAIAKLNSGSWVHIFPEGSRSRDGGKTMGSSKRGVGRLILDADTVPLVIPFVHTGMQEIMPIGATLPRIGKRVRSMIVFVLVTVLLGDPIHFDDILDAEGVENISRGKMYDAVASRIGQRLQQLKVQVEKLALEQSVEFQQAAAGITERAADMLQQVDWGSFGAGSHVSTEERDLPCEPRPSQELLSSDRYFRIGFSYDSIIISRMRGYMDSTELLGFAARGLFMNFRAREHTASIRDVGPVRAWKQFLEANLLGQWNAC, encoded by the exons ATGGCAGTGCAGAGGATAGAGCTAGGAAGAGGAGATCTATGGAAGAGCAAAGCTAAAGCACTACAGCTCCGTCTGCGAGACCGCTTTAGAGTGGTGGTTGATCGTCATCGCCGCCGTCCTCATATTTTCTCCGCCGCGTCCGATGGTTACTTCTCCTCCACCGTCCAACGGTGGCTCAACCATTTCCGTGATTTTCGGCGAGATTCTCTCCATTCCCCCTCCGCTTTCTATCGCAAACGAG TCAGCAAGGACTTTAATGCTGATGAAGAATCGGTTATTATACGAATGGTTCAGTCAGTGGCTGTGCCTCTGCTTGGAAACATGTGTCATGTGTTTATGCACGGACTTAATCGTGTTCAG GTTTATGGTGTGGAGAAATTACATGATGCATTGCTGCATAGACCCAAGAACAAGCCTCTTTTAACG GTGAGCAATCATGTTGCTTCAGTGGATGACCCGTTTATTATTGCTTCACTGCTTCCTCCTAGTGTATTGATGGATGCTCAGAACTTGAGATGGACGCTTTGTGCTTCTGATCGCTGTTTTAAGAATCCTGTGAGTTCTGCATTTTTCCAATCTGTCAAAGTATTGCCAGTTGCTCGTGGTGAAGGGATTTATCAGAAG GGCATGGACATGGCTATCGCAAAGTTGAACAGTGGTAGTTGGGTTCACATATTCCCGGAAGGTAGTCGTTCTCGGGATGGTGGAAAAACCATGGGTTCTTCAAAGAGAGGTGTGGGGAG GTTGATCCTTGATGCTGACACTGTCCCTTTGGTCATCCCATTTGTACACACTGGGATGCAAGAGATCATGCCCATAGGAGCAACTCTCCCAAGGATTGGAAAGAGGGTACGTAGCatgattgtttttgttctg GTGACAGTGCTTCTTGGTGATCCAATCCATTTTGACGATATACTTGATGCGGAAGGTGTTGAAAACATATCAAGAGGAAAAATGTATGATGCCGTGGCTTCAAGAATTGGCCAGCGATTGCAACAACTAAAAGTCCAAGTTGAAAAATTAGCATTGGAACAATCAGTGGAGTTTCAACAAGCTGCTGCTGGAATCACAGAGAGGGCAGCTGATATGTTGCAGCAGGTTGACTGGGGTTCATTTGGCGCGGGAAGCCATGTGTCCACCGAAGAAAGAGATTTACCATGTGAACCCCGACCTTCACAGGAGCTCCTTTCTTCGGATCGTTACTTCAGGATTGGATTCTCGTATGACAGTATAATCATTTCAAGGATGCGTGGCTACATGGACTCAACCGAGCTACTGGGTTTTGCAGCCAGAGGCCTGTTCATGAACTTTAGGGCAAGGGAACATACTGCTAGTATTAGAGATGTAGGCCCAGTGAGGGCATGGAAACAGTTTTTGGAAGCTAACTTACTGGGGCAATGGAACGCCTGCTAG
- the LOC133693733 gene encoding F-actin-capping protein subunit alpha isoform X1, whose product MAEEDCELNEKRKREIAKWFLLNSPAGEIQYIAKDLRSVLNDEKVYNEAALEAFPLYNKSHFICLELPDRSGEVLVTSYNELDKNEFLDPRTAQVAIVDHVKQVCTDMRPTADEELSSPYIEEFRCALDAEILKYVAEAYPKGICSVYCVIGKDVEGPGSNFELVVVISAVRNSPQNFCNGSWRSLWNIEFKEDVQMLEVRGELQVGAHYFEEGNVQLDAKHECKDATIFQAPDDCAISIANIIRHHEAQYLESLEASYSNLPDTTFKDLRRKLPVTRTLFPWHNTLQFSLTRDIQKELGIDK is encoded by the exons ATGGCAGAAGAGGACTGCGAATTAAACGAGAAGCGAAAGAGAGAGATCGCTAAATGGTTTCTCCTCAACTCTCCAGCCGGTGAAATCCAATACATCGCGAAAG ATTTGAGGTCGGTATTGAATGACGAGAAAGTGTATAATGAAGCTGCATTAGAGGCATTTCCTCTTTACAATAAATCTCACTTCATTTGCCTTGAATTACCTGATCGAAGCGGAGAA GTGTTGGTTACATCATATAATGAGCTTGACAAGAATGAGTTTCTTGATCCTAGGACTGCACAGGTTGCGATAGTTGACCATGTTAAGCAA GTTTGTACAGACATGAGGCCCACAGCTGATGAGGAACTTTCATCACCATATATTGAAGAATTTCG TTGTGCCCTGGATGCTGAAATACTCAAATATGTTGCGGAAGCTTATCCAAAAGGTATATGTTCTGTCTACTGTGTTATAGGGAAGGACGTGGAGGGGCCGGGATCTAATTTTGAGCTTGTAGTGGTCATTTCTGCTGTTAGAAATAGCCCACAGAATTTCTG CAATGGAAGTTGGCGATCACTGTGGAACATAGAGTTCAAGGAAGATGTACAAATGCTAGAAGTAAGAGGTGAATTACag GTGGGTGCCCATTATTTTGAAGAGGGAAATGTTCAGCTGGATGCAAAACATGAATGCAAAGATGCAACAATCTTTCAG GCCCCCGATGATTGTGCTATTTCCATAGCCAACATTATTCGTCATCATGAGGCACAGTACCTGGAATCTCTTGAG GCGTCCTATTCAAATTTGCCAGATACCACATTCAAG GATCTGCGAAGAAAACTTCCAGTTACTCGCACCTTATTTCCATGGCATAATACTCTACAATTTAGCCTGACAAGAGATATCCAGAAGGAACTTGGAATTGACAAGTGA
- the LOC133693733 gene encoding F-actin-capping protein subunit alpha isoform X2, which produces MAEEDCELNEKRKREIAKWFLLNSPAGEIQYIAKDLRSVLNDEKVYNEAALEAFPLYNKSHFICLELPDRSGEVLVTSYNELDKNEFLDPRTAQVAIVDHVKQVCTDMRPTADEELSSPYIEEFRCALDAEILKYVAEAYPKGICSVYCVIGKDVEGPGSNFELVVVISAVRNSPQNFCNGSWRSLWNIEFKEDVQMLEVRGELQVGAHYFEEGNVQLDAKHECKDATIFQAPDDCAISIANIIRHHEASYSNLPDTTFKDLRRKLPVTRTLFPWHNTLQFSLTRDIQKELGIDK; this is translated from the exons ATGGCAGAAGAGGACTGCGAATTAAACGAGAAGCGAAAGAGAGAGATCGCTAAATGGTTTCTCCTCAACTCTCCAGCCGGTGAAATCCAATACATCGCGAAAG ATTTGAGGTCGGTATTGAATGACGAGAAAGTGTATAATGAAGCTGCATTAGAGGCATTTCCTCTTTACAATAAATCTCACTTCATTTGCCTTGAATTACCTGATCGAAGCGGAGAA GTGTTGGTTACATCATATAATGAGCTTGACAAGAATGAGTTTCTTGATCCTAGGACTGCACAGGTTGCGATAGTTGACCATGTTAAGCAA GTTTGTACAGACATGAGGCCCACAGCTGATGAGGAACTTTCATCACCATATATTGAAGAATTTCG TTGTGCCCTGGATGCTGAAATACTCAAATATGTTGCGGAAGCTTATCCAAAAGGTATATGTTCTGTCTACTGTGTTATAGGGAAGGACGTGGAGGGGCCGGGATCTAATTTTGAGCTTGTAGTGGTCATTTCTGCTGTTAGAAATAGCCCACAGAATTTCTG CAATGGAAGTTGGCGATCACTGTGGAACATAGAGTTCAAGGAAGATGTACAAATGCTAGAAGTAAGAGGTGAATTACag GTGGGTGCCCATTATTTTGAAGAGGGAAATGTTCAGCTGGATGCAAAACATGAATGCAAAGATGCAACAATCTTTCAG GCCCCCGATGATTGTGCTATTTCCATAGCCAACATTATTCGTCATCATGAG GCGTCCTATTCAAATTTGCCAGATACCACATTCAAG GATCTGCGAAGAAAACTTCCAGTTACTCGCACCTTATTTCCATGGCATAATACTCTACAATTTAGCCTGACAAGAGATATCCAGAAGGAACTTGGAATTGACAAGTGA
- the LOC133693187 gene encoding uncharacterized protein LOC133693187 isoform X2, which yields MAVQRIELGRGDLWKSKAKALQLRLRDRFRVVVDRHRRRPHIFSAASDGYFSSTVQRWLNHFRDFRRDSLHSPSAFYRKRVSKDFNADEESVIIRMVQSVAVPLLGNMCHVFMHGLNRVQVYGVEKLHDALLHRPKNKPLLTVSNHVASVDDPFIIASLLPPSVLMDAQNLRWTLCASDRCFKNPVSSAFFQSVKVLPVARGEGIYQKGMDMAIAKLNSGSWVHIFPEGSRSRDGGKTMGSSKRGVGRLILDADTVPLVIPFVHTGMQEIMPIGATLPRIGKRVTVLLGDPIHFDDILDAEGVENISRGKMYDAVASRIGQRLQQLKVQVEKLALEQSVEFQQAAAGITERAADMLQQVDWGSFGAGSHVSTEERDLPCEPRPSQELLSSDRYFRIGFSYDSIIISRMRGYMDSTELLGFAARGLFMNFRAREHTASIRDVGPVRAWKQFLEANLLGQWNAC from the exons ATGGCAGTGCAGAGGATAGAGCTAGGAAGAGGAGATCTATGGAAGAGCAAAGCTAAAGCACTACAGCTCCGTCTGCGAGACCGCTTTAGAGTGGTGGTTGATCGTCATCGCCGCCGTCCTCATATTTTCTCCGCCGCGTCCGATGGTTACTTCTCCTCCACCGTCCAACGGTGGCTCAACCATTTCCGTGATTTTCGGCGAGATTCTCTCCATTCCCCCTCCGCTTTCTATCGCAAACGAG TCAGCAAGGACTTTAATGCTGATGAAGAATCGGTTATTATACGAATGGTTCAGTCAGTGGCTGTGCCTCTGCTTGGAAACATGTGTCATGTGTTTATGCACGGACTTAATCGTGTTCAG GTTTATGGTGTGGAGAAATTACATGATGCATTGCTGCATAGACCCAAGAACAAGCCTCTTTTAACG GTGAGCAATCATGTTGCTTCAGTGGATGACCCGTTTATTATTGCTTCACTGCTTCCTCCTAGTGTATTGATGGATGCTCAGAACTTGAGATGGACGCTTTGTGCTTCTGATCGCTGTTTTAAGAATCCTGTGAGTTCTGCATTTTTCCAATCTGTCAAAGTATTGCCAGTTGCTCGTGGTGAAGGGATTTATCAGAAG GGCATGGACATGGCTATCGCAAAGTTGAACAGTGGTAGTTGGGTTCACATATTCCCGGAAGGTAGTCGTTCTCGGGATGGTGGAAAAACCATGGGTTCTTCAAAGAGAGGTGTGGGGAG GTTGATCCTTGATGCTGACACTGTCCCTTTGGTCATCCCATTTGTACACACTGGGATGCAAGAGATCATGCCCATAGGAGCAACTCTCCCAAGGATTGGAAAGAGG GTGACAGTGCTTCTTGGTGATCCAATCCATTTTGACGATATACTTGATGCGGAAGGTGTTGAAAACATATCAAGAGGAAAAATGTATGATGCCGTGGCTTCAAGAATTGGCCAGCGATTGCAACAACTAAAAGTCCAAGTTGAAAAATTAGCATTGGAACAATCAGTGGAGTTTCAACAAGCTGCTGCTGGAATCACAGAGAGGGCAGCTGATATGTTGCAGCAGGTTGACTGGGGTTCATTTGGCGCGGGAAGCCATGTGTCCACCGAAGAAAGAGATTTACCATGTGAACCCCGACCTTCACAGGAGCTCCTTTCTTCGGATCGTTACTTCAGGATTGGATTCTCGTATGACAGTATAATCATTTCAAGGATGCGTGGCTACATGGACTCAACCGAGCTACTGGGTTTTGCAGCCAGAGGCCTGTTCATGAACTTTAGGGCAAGGGAACATACTGCTAGTATTAGAGATGTAGGCCCAGTGAGGGCATGGAAACAGTTTTTGGAAGCTAACTTACTGGGGCAATGGAACGCCTGCTAG